The genome window TCTCGGGGACGCCCCACAGAACATCCTCCGCGATGACATGCCCCGCAGCCTTCGGGTTGACCACCAGCAGGTCGATCTCCTCCTCGGCCTGTTTCGGCCGGGCCGAGACCTGGTACTTGGACGGCTGGCGCACCAGGAAGCCCTGCGCTTCGAAATATTCACGCACGATCCATTCGCTGACGGCGGACATACATCACCTTTCCCGTTCTGTAGCCGGGACCGGCGGTCCCGGCCGCCGGCTTCACCGAAGCCGGCTACAGTTGATCCCAAACCTCCCGCAACACCTCGTCCGGCGCCTCGACGCCCGGGCGTACGGCGCCGATCCGCCCGGCCAGCACGAACTTCAGCACCCGGTCCTGCGTCTTCTTGTCCAGGGTCATGGCCCGGCGCACGGCGGGCCAGTCGAGGTCCGGCCGCTCCACGGGCAGGCCCAGGGCTCGCAAGAGCGAGATCACCCGATCGGCCTCCGCCGGCGGAAATCCCGTCACGCGGCACGACAACTGCGCCGCGTAGGCCATGCCCAGGCTGACCGCCTCGCCGTGCAGGTACGTCCCGTAGCCCGTGACCTGCTCGATCGCGTGGCCCAGCGTGTGCCCGAAATTCAGGATCGCGCGCAGGCTGCGCTCGCGCTCGTCCAGCCGCACCACCTCGGCCTTGATCCGGCAGCAATGCGCGATCACGGTTTCCATCAGCGCCGGTTCGCCGGCCCGCAGGCCCGGCACGTTCTTCTCCAACTCGTCGAAGAACGCGGCGTCGCGGATGACGCCGTACTTCAGCACCTCGGCCAGGCCGGCGGTGTACTCGCGCGGCGGCAACGAGCGCAGCGTCGCGAGATCCGCGACGACCAGCACAGGCTGATGAAACGCGCCGACCAGGTTCTTGCCGCGCGGCAGGTTGATGCCCGTCTTGCCGCCGACCGAGCTGTCCACCATCGCGAGCAGGCTGGTCGGGACCTGGACGTACCGGAGGCCGCGCAAGAAGCTGGCCGCAAGGTAGCCCGCAAGGTCGCCCACCACCCCGCCGCCCAGCGCGACAATGAACGCGCGGCGGTCCAGGCCGCGGTCCAGGGCCTCGTCGTACAGGCGGAACAGCATGGCCTCGGCCTTGGACGATTCCCCGGCCGGGACCGCGACGCGCCCGACCTGGAAACCGGCCGCCCGAAGGCCGTCTTCCAAGGCAGGGCCGTAGAGCGGATCCACGTGCGTGTCGGAAACGATCAGGGCAGAGGGCCCCAATTCGAGCTCGCGGCAGAGCGCGCCGGTCTGCGCCAGCACGCCCTCCCCGATCCGTATTTCATAGGAGCGCGCCCCGAGGTCCACTTTGATTTTACAGGCCATCAAGGATGAGCAAATAGGGCCGCGCCCAGCCGGTGTCAACATCATAGCGCCTGCTTCCCTGTTGCCGCCACGTAATTTCCACGCTACCGTGATCACATGCACATCTTACGCACCGCGCCGATCCTGCTCCTGCTCCTCGCCGGGACCGTTTTCGCGGAGGAATCCCCGTCGCCCGCGGTTCCGGCCTCCGAGCCGCCTGCCCTCGCCTCCGACGTCGTCGCCCGCGTCGGCGACTTCGACGTGCCGTACGAGTGGTTCCTCCACGAGTTCCGGTCGTCCTTCTTCCGCCATACCGGCGAGCCGGACGTTCGCGAGGCGGTCTTCCAGCCCTTTCTCGAGCGCATGACCCTTTACGCCCTCGCCCGGCAGGAGGGGCTGCAGGATCAGCCCGCGTTGCGCGCGCGAATCCGGGAGCGCGTCGACGGCATGCGGGCGTACATGGAATACCAGCTGGCCATGGTCGAAGTGGGCATGGTCATGCAAGAGTATCTCGAAGCCCGCGGCGTGACTGCGGACTCGATC of Kiritimatiellia bacterium contains these proteins:
- the aroB gene encoding 3-dehydroquinate synthase, whose translation is MACKIKVDLGARSYEIRIGEGVLAQTGALCRELELGPSALIVSDTHVDPLYGPALEDGLRAAGFQVGRVAVPAGESSKAEAMLFRLYDEALDRGLDRRAFIVALGGGVVGDLAGYLAASFLRGLRYVQVPTSLLAMVDSSVGGKTGINLPRGKNLVGAFHQPVLVVADLATLRSLPPREYTAGLAEVLKYGVIRDAAFFDELEKNVPGLRAGEPALMETVIAHCCRIKAEVVRLDERERSLRAILNFGHTLGHAIEQVTGYGTYLHGEAVSLGMAYAAQLSCRVTGFPPAEADRVISLLRALGLPVERPDLDWPAVRRAMTLDKKTQDRVLKFVLAGRIGAVRPGVEAPDEVLREVWDQL